One part of the Candidatus Neomarinimicrobiota bacterium genome encodes these proteins:
- the bla gene encoding class A beta-lactamase: MKKSNFQRKLYLSMVIYICLLFSPRLAEAQGGLSTLELELTRLGELSGGTMGVGVIHIESGQRVYINNGESYPMASTYKVPIAVQLLKRVEMKEITLDQMIEVQKYDLHPGSGTLSRLFVNPGVILSVRNLLELMMLISDNSATDIMLDTAGGSKRINKTLKKNKIRDMRVNRPTIKLIADWVGVDISGGKEFSNEAFIDKYESLSEEEIESSNRAFSTDPQDTSTPEAMAVLLEKIWNREILSPKYSELLIDIMGRCKTGEGRLKGMLPEETFVAHKTGTIGATTNDVGIIELPQNKGHVVVVAFVKDSELEIPKREKAIAHVARAAHDYFLFN; this comes from the coding sequence ATGAAAAAATCTAACTTTCAGCGAAAGCTCTACCTCTCCATGGTTATATATATTTGTTTATTATTCAGTCCACGGCTGGCGGAGGCACAAGGAGGGCTCTCAACCCTTGAATTAGAGTTGACCCGCTTGGGAGAACTTTCAGGTGGAACCATGGGTGTGGGTGTTATACATATAGAATCCGGACAGAGGGTCTATATAAACAATGGTGAAAGCTATCCAATGGCCAGTACTTATAAAGTACCTATTGCTGTTCAGCTTTTAAAAAGAGTGGAAATGAAAGAAATAACGCTGGACCAGATGATTGAAGTGCAAAAATATGATCTTCACCCTGGCAGTGGTACTCTATCCCGACTTTTTGTTAATCCAGGTGTTATTCTTTCCGTGAGAAACCTCTTAGAACTAATGATGCTTATAAGTGATAACAGTGCCACTGACATAATGCTGGACACCGCTGGAGGTTCGAAGAGAATAAATAAAACACTGAAAAAAAATAAAATACGTGATATGCGCGTTAATCGACCCACTATTAAACTGATTGCTGACTGGGTTGGTGTTGATATTTCGGGTGGAAAAGAATTTTCAAATGAAGCTTTCATTGATAAATATGAATCACTTTCAGAAGAAGAAATAGAAAGCTCAAACCGAGCTTTTTCAACAGATCCACAGGACACTTCTACTCCGGAGGCCATGGCTGTTTTACTTGAGAAAATATGGAACAGGGAAATTTTGAGTCCTAAATACTCGGAACTTCTTATTGATATTATGGGACGTTGCAAAACAGGCGAAGGTCGGCTGAAAGGTATGTTGCCTGAGGAAACTTTTGTGGCCCACAAGACAGGGACCATTGGCGCGACCACCAACGATGTAGGTATCATAGAGCTGCCCCAGAACAAGGGACATGTAGTGGTGGTTGCTTTTGTTAAAGATTCAGAACTGGAAATACCAAAAAGAGAAAAGGCGATTGCCCACGTTGCTAGGGCTGCACATGATTACTTTTTGTTCAATTAA
- a CDS encoding aldo/keto reductase, producing the protein MSGQVEQCELASGFSISRIITGMWQVADMERDGAILDLRKTIEAMKPYLDAGLSTFDMADHYGSAEEIAGTFAHDTEGIQLLTKWVPEPGPLKEQDVRNAVGKALIRTKRETIDLFQFHAWNYADPAWLEALFFLNDLKQEGLISHLGLTNFDGAHLGMVLHSGIQVVSNQVSYSLIDQRPVLDMTELCQEQSVRLLAYGTLAGGFLSERWLDKPEPKMRDLKTWSQMKYKRFIDAAGGWDKFQQLLQVVKNVAIKSNVSIANVACRFVLDQPEVGGIIVGARLGESEHIQENLRVFQFSLDDESRAVLEEATSLLTPIPGNCGDEYRKPPFLTASGDLSHHVEAIPPPYETRSGGDGRTLALSGTAWESMAGYSRAVRKGDRIWVSGTTAAHGERLIGGKDPASQTHFIIDKIGGAIQSLGGTLANVVRTRVFISNIEQWEAVARAHGERFREILPANTLVQASLVGEKYLVEMEAEAHIRSD; encoded by the coding sequence ATGTCTGGACAGGTTGAACAATGTGAACTGGCGTCCGGTTTCTCCATTTCGCGCATTATCACAGGCATGTGGCAGGTAGCCGACATGGAAAGAGACGGTGCTATCTTGGATCTCCGCAAAACTATCGAAGCCATGAAACCCTATCTGGACGCTGGCTTGTCCACTTTTGATATGGCCGATCACTACGGATCGGCGGAAGAAATTGCCGGTACTTTTGCCCATGACACGGAAGGAATCCAGTTGCTAACAAAATGGGTACCTGAACCGGGGCCTTTAAAAGAGCAAGATGTTCGTAATGCAGTGGGAAAAGCCCTGATTCGGACAAAACGTGAAACCATAGACCTCTTTCAATTTCACGCTTGGAATTATGCAGATCCGGCCTGGCTTGAAGCCTTGTTCTTTCTGAACGATTTGAAACAAGAGGGTCTTATCAGTCATCTCGGCCTAACCAATTTTGATGGCGCTCATTTGGGTATGGTTCTTCATTCGGGAATCCAGGTGGTGTCCAACCAGGTTTCTTATTCTTTAATTGATCAGCGGCCCGTCTTGGATATGACTGAACTTTGTCAGGAGCAAAGCGTCCGATTGCTGGCGTACGGAACCCTGGCTGGGGGCTTTCTGAGTGAGCGTTGGTTGGATAAGCCAGAACCTAAGATGAGAGATCTCAAAACTTGGTCTCAAATGAAATATAAACGATTTATTGATGCAGCTGGCGGTTGGGACAAGTTTCAGCAACTGCTTCAGGTTGTCAAAAATGTGGCGATTAAAAGTAATGTTTCCATCGCCAATGTGGCTTGCCGTTTCGTACTTGATCAGCCTGAAGTCGGAGGCATTATTGTTGGAGCACGTCTTGGGGAAAGTGAACACATTCAGGAGAATCTCCGAGTTTTTCAATTTTCGCTGGATGATGAAAGTCGAGCAGTCCTAGAGGAGGCAACCAGTCTTTTGACACCCATTCCCGGTAATTGTGGGGATGAGTACCGTAAACCTCCTTTCCTTACAGCTTCGGGAGACCTTTCACATCACGTTGAGGCAATCCCTCCGCCTTACGAAACGAGGTCAGGAGGGGATGGTAGAACCCTAGCCTTGTCCGGTACAGCCTGGGAGTCCATGGCAGGCTACAGCAGGGCTGTGCGGAAAGGTGACAGAATATGGGTATCTGGAACCACGGCGGCTCACGGCGAGCGTCTCATCGGTGGCAAGGACCCCGCCTCTCAGACACATTTCATTATAGATAAGATTGGAGGGGCCATCCAATCTTTAGGGGGAACCTTGGCTAATGTGGTGAGGACCCGGGTGTTTATCTCCAATATAGAGCAGTGGGAGGCAGTGGCTCGTGCCCACGGCGAACGGTTCAGGGAAATCCTTCCTGCTAATACCTTAGTTCAGGCTTCACTTGTAGGAGAAAAGTATCTTGTGGAGATGGAGGCCGAAGCTCATATCCGGTCAGATTAA
- a CDS encoding NAD-dependent epimerase/dehydratase family protein — MKSSRRKFIRSTAVTTAGLGFGLSTFGRSEQKETKNISPSLRILILGGTAFTGPHQIKYALSRGHKISIFNRGKTEPTVHKGLFDKVEHLLGDRNDNLTALEGREWDAVIDNSATYPRWVRQTTDILKGNVNTYLFTSSLSVHASFDKRGLTEEDQVATTDDPAEEDMSAYGALKALSENVTRRAFGNGAIIVRPHLIVGPGDRTDRWTYWPVRIERGGEVLSPGTPSHQVQYIDARDLAEFDIHLIEKGATGTYSAVGPMAKYSMAEMLYGIRAVVNGKVSFTWVDQEFLAENEVAPWREMTAWMPSGGEYDGFSSFDNSKAVSAGLTYRPLAQTARDTLDWWHTLPEERKHNLKAGLAPDKEKEVLKKWKKNLQN; from the coding sequence ATGAAATCATCAAGAAGGAAATTTATTAGATCAACTGCTGTTACCACAGCGGGCCTTGGATTCGGCTTAAGCACTTTTGGTCGTTCAGAACAAAAGGAGACCAAAAACATTTCTCCATCATTACGCATCCTAATTCTTGGTGGAACCGCTTTTACAGGACCACACCAGATCAAATATGCTCTGTCTCGGGGGCACAAAATTTCCATTTTTAATAGAGGAAAAACTGAGCCGACAGTTCATAAAGGTCTGTTTGATAAAGTTGAACATCTTCTAGGCGATCGAAATGATAATTTGACCGCCTTGGAAGGTCGAGAATGGGATGCTGTAATTGATAATTCTGCTACTTATCCCCGTTGGGTTAGACAGACAACAGACATTTTGAAGGGTAACGTCAACACCTATCTTTTTACTTCCTCTCTTTCTGTTCATGCGAGCTTTGACAAACGTGGGTTAACAGAGGAAGACCAGGTGGCTACTACGGACGACCCTGCCGAGGAAGACATGAGTGCGTATGGGGCGCTTAAAGCATTATCAGAAAATGTTACCAGGAGAGCTTTTGGAAATGGGGCTATTATTGTAAGGCCTCACTTAATTGTTGGCCCGGGAGATCGCACAGATCGGTGGACTTACTGGCCCGTAAGAATTGAACGCGGTGGGGAAGTTTTGTCTCCCGGAACCCCTAGTCACCAGGTACAGTATATTGATGCTCGGGATTTGGCAGAATTTGACATTCATTTAATTGAAAAGGGTGCAACAGGTACTTATAGTGCAGTTGGTCCGATGGCAAAATACAGCATGGCGGAAATGCTGTATGGTATACGTGCTGTGGTAAACGGTAAAGTGTCATTCACTTGGGTTGACCAGGAATTTCTGGCGGAGAATGAAGTTGCTCCTTGGCGTGAAATGACAGCCTGGATGCCTTCGGGTGGGGAATACGATGGTTTTTCTTCGTTTGACAACAGTAAAGCCGTTTCGGCAGGTTTAACCTATAGACCTTTAGCCCAAACGGCACGTGACACTTTAGACTGGTGGCATACCCTGCCCGAAGAACGGAAGCACAACCTTAAAGCCGGGCTTGCACCAGATAAAGAGAAAGAAGTATTGAAAAAATGGAAAAAAAATTTGCAAAACTGA
- a CDS encoding asparaginase gives MINRRKFIKTLSAFGISLPVIGSGAVTPKPAARKNNPVILCSRGESWGKKVLTPGWEILSQKGSLLDAVEKSANVTELDPEDTSVGYGGLPNERGVVQLDSSIMFGPTHNCGSVAALEGIKTPCSVARLVMERTDHIHIVGKGAQDFAVAHGFKVENLLTEKSRKIWLRWKENLSDKDDWFPPKDGDYDIDRTTGTINVLAVDSAGDLAGITTTSGLAWKIPGRIGDSPIIGAGLFVDNEVGAVGATGRGEELLRSCGSFYGVEQMRAGKSPQEACEAVCQRIIDINGGKDKVDFSDKMVAMNKDGEVGCAAIRGSKGKEPEVAYWSKKGFKVLKGTYLIES, from the coding sequence ATGATTAACAGAAGGAAATTTATCAAAACGTTATCGGCCTTCGGTATCTCACTGCCTGTCATAGGCAGCGGCGCCGTGACGCCAAAGCCGGCAGCTCGGAAGAACAACCCTGTTATTCTATGCAGTAGGGGAGAGAGTTGGGGGAAGAAAGTGCTGACGCCTGGCTGGGAAATTCTCTCCCAAAAAGGATCACTGCTGGATGCGGTGGAAAAATCAGCGAACGTTACCGAGTTGGATCCAGAAGACACCTCTGTGGGCTATGGTGGTCTCCCCAACGAGCGCGGCGTTGTTCAACTAGATTCCTCCATTATGTTTGGTCCCACCCATAACTGCGGTTCGGTGGCAGCGCTGGAGGGAATCAAAACGCCTTGCTCTGTAGCACGGTTGGTTATGGAAAGAACCGACCATATACACATAGTGGGAAAAGGCGCTCAGGATTTTGCTGTTGCTCATGGCTTCAAGGTGGAAAATCTTCTCACGGAGAAATCGAGAAAGATCTGGTTGCGGTGGAAAGAGAACCTTTCAGACAAGGATGACTGGTTTCCACCCAAAGATGGGGATTATGACATAGACAGAACTACTGGTACTATCAATGTTCTTGCCGTGGACAGTGCGGGTGATTTGGCAGGCATTACTACAACTAGCGGCCTTGCTTGGAAAATTCCTGGTCGGATTGGTGATTCACCCATAATAGGCGCAGGTCTCTTTGTAGATAATGAAGTAGGTGCCGTGGGTGCCACCGGCAGAGGTGAAGAACTGCTCCGTTCATGCGGTTCTTTTTATGGCGTGGAACAGATGCGAGCAGGCAAGTCACCGCAGGAAGCCTGCGAGGCGGTCTGTCAGCGGATTATTGATATTAATGGTGGTAAAGACAAGGTCGATTTCAGCGATAAAATGGTTGCCATGAACAAGGACGGTGAGGTGGGCTGTGCCGCCATCCGCGGAAGCAAAGGGAAAGAGCCGGAAGTGGCTTACTGGTCAAAGAAAGGGTTTAAAGTTCTGAAGGGGACTTATCTTATAGAGAGTTAA
- a CDS encoding S9 family peptidase, translating to MNRITNYKSLIVIVLLLFLPLNSQDANLLEPMDIFEMEGVSDPQMSPDGSKILYVRSGSDIMTDKRYSNIWIINYDGTDNRPITSGHNGNSQPRWSPDGKQMIYISGASGSGQIHKRWMDTGETTTLTNVQTGPHGISWSTDGKHVAFYGTVPTDAEFKVDLPTAPEGAEWAAPAKVIDRLVYRFDRVGYLKGYKHLFVVPSEGGTARQLTSGRFNFASYRGGQTAWSRDSKYVYVSTNLSDEWEAEGYRQSDIYQVNIVDGRMDRLTDRDGPDGDPKPSPDGKWLAYTGYDNKKMATQISRIYLMDLKTQKVQEVKTKLDRGVSSLSWSGDSKNIFFTYADKGNTKLAQTTLKGKNSILGNNLSRGYSVAKDGRFVFITTRPDLPSDLAVGRASGGQTKTITSVNSDLLTHKKLGKVEEIWYKSSHDGLDIQGWIIKPPGFDPSKKYPLIIKIHGGPFANYGDRFYLEKQLMAAEGYIVLYTNPRGSTSYGEKFAQLIHHDYPGDDFYDLNSGVDAAIKRGYVDEDNLFVTGGSGGGVLTCWMIGRTTRFKAAVTVYPVINWYSFVLYTDIPWTANYWFPGMPWDNVEKYESKSLLSVVKNVKTPTMVLTGEADYRTPMPDSEQYYAALQLLGVESVLVRVPDEPHGISVRPSHHLSKMKHIMGWINKYNN from the coding sequence ATGAATAGAATAACAAACTACAAATCGCTCATTGTAATTGTCTTACTGCTTTTTTTACCATTGAACAGCCAAGATGCTAACCTGCTTGAACCCATGGATATTTTTGAGATGGAAGGTGTTTCAGATCCCCAGATGTCTCCTGACGGTTCCAAAATTCTCTATGTTCGATCTGGCAGTGATATAATGACCGACAAGCGCTATTCCAATATCTGGATCATCAATTATGACGGAACAGATAATCGCCCCATTACCAGCGGTCATAACGGTAACAGTCAGCCCCGGTGGTCTCCCGATGGAAAGCAGATGATTTATATCTCCGGCGCCTCAGGTTCTGGCCAGATCCACAAGCGGTGGATGGATACGGGTGAGACCACGACCCTGACGAATGTCCAGACAGGGCCCCACGGGATCAGCTGGTCAACTGATGGTAAACATGTTGCCTTTTATGGTACGGTGCCGACCGATGCTGAGTTTAAGGTGGATCTGCCAACTGCCCCAGAGGGCGCTGAATGGGCAGCACCTGCAAAAGTGATTGACCGCCTGGTCTACCGGTTTGATCGGGTTGGATATTTAAAAGGATACAAACACCTTTTTGTAGTCCCCTCTGAAGGGGGCACAGCTCGGCAACTGACTTCCGGAAGGTTTAACTTTGCCAGTTACCGAGGTGGTCAGACAGCATGGTCCAGAGACAGTAAATATGTATATGTCTCTACCAACCTTAGTGATGAGTGGGAAGCAGAAGGGTACCGGCAGAGTGATATTTATCAGGTAAATATTGTAGATGGAAGAATGGATAGACTCACAGATCGGGATGGACCGGATGGGGACCCCAAGCCGTCCCCAGACGGCAAGTGGCTGGCCTATACGGGTTATGACAACAAGAAAATGGCCACACAGATATCACGCATATATTTGATGGACCTGAAAACGCAAAAGGTTCAGGAGGTCAAAACGAAATTGGATAGAGGGGTCTCCAGCCTCAGCTGGTCAGGGGACAGTAAAAACATCTTTTTTACCTATGCGGATAAGGGAAATACGAAACTGGCCCAAACAACACTTAAGGGTAAGAACAGCATCCTAGGTAATAACCTGAGCCGTGGTTACTCGGTAGCGAAAGATGGACGGTTTGTGTTTATAACAACCAGACCCGATCTTCCTTCAGACTTGGCAGTAGGCAGAGCCAGTGGTGGCCAGACTAAGACCATTACCTCAGTTAATAGTGACCTTCTGACCCATAAAAAGCTTGGCAAGGTGGAAGAAATATGGTACAAGTCTTCCCACGATGGTCTTGACATCCAGGGGTGGATTATTAAACCACCTGGCTTTGATCCTTCAAAGAAGTATCCTCTTATAATAAAAATCCATGGTGGTCCTTTCGCTAACTATGGTGATCGGTTTTATTTGGAGAAACAGCTTATGGCCGCTGAAGGCTATATTGTACTTTATACAAACCCCAGAGGCAGTACCAGCTATGGTGAAAAATTTGCCCAGCTGATTCACCATGATTATCCTGGTGATGACTTTTATGATCTGAATTCAGGTGTAGACGCTGCTATTAAAAGGGGTTATGTTGACGAAGACAATCTCTTTGTCACCGGTGGCAGTGGGGGTGGTGTTCTTACCTGTTGGATGATTGGTAGGACCACACGCTTCAAGGCGGCGGTGACGGTCTACCCCGTAATAAACTGGTACAGCTTTGTATTGTATACTGACATTCCTTGGACAGCTAACTACTGGTTTCCTGGAATGCCCTGGGATAATGTGGAGAAATATGAGAGCAAGTCCTTGCTTTCAGTAGTAAAAAATGTAAAGACACCCACTATGGTACTTACAGGAGAGGCGGACTACCGCACCCCCATGCCTGATTCTGAGCAGTATTATGCAGCGCTTCAGCTGTTAGGTGTAGAATCTGTGCTGGTAAGGGTCCCTGATGAGCCCCATGGTATTTCTGTGAGGCCCAGTCATCACCTGAGTAAAATGAAACACATAATGGGTTGGATCAATAAGTATAACAATTAA
- a CDS encoding S9 family peptidase, with product MPTLLGLHMITFCSINEKGNTPMSWLKRIIATAFLLSIILSGQSSDNWTLDVSIELKSISQLRFSPSGHRLAMVVREALIEGDKSEYLNQIWMSRLEDNSLHQFTYGDKSASRPRFSPDGKYLAFISERTEEAQVWVMRTDGGEAQQFSYEKESVGNFEWSPDGTQIAFLMKDPKTEEEEEQEKEKRDVIIVDENFKYNHVYVKQFATEVDTNKADRITEGNFTVNSFNWSPDGRRIVFAHSFEPTFNSRSISGDISVVSLSDKTVTFLVEWPGVDADPVFSPDGKWVAFASDGGKTERIGLADCFVVSSKGGNPKKLAETPNRDVGIYGVPGVMRWSRDGKYVYAADFEKTKTQVYKLSVTGQKISGITSYDGVISAPVISPDEKQMAFVGESMDVPDEVYISELRKFRPRVISSFNSTKKWPEVSKTELLSWKSKDGLQVEGLLTYPSGYKKGEKYPLALMIHGGPAGVYTQTFTGSPSIYVIQFFADNGYAVLRSNPRGSTGYGKDFRYANFKDWGFGDYEDIMAGVDKVIDMGIADPERLAAMGWSYGGYMTSFLVTRTGRFKAASMGAGLPNLVSMVTTTDIPDYLAAHMGGEFWEDYETYEKHSAIYRIANVTTPTQVIHGANDLRVPFTQGQEFYVALKRRGIDTEMIVYPRTPHGPREPKLLMDVSPRILNWFDKYIQR from the coding sequence TTGCCCACGTTGCTAGGGCTGCACATGATTACTTTTTGTTCAATTAATGAAAAAGGAAACACACCAATGTCTTGGTTAAAACGAATCATTGCTACAGCATTCTTACTGTCTATAATTCTAAGTGGTCAATCTTCTGATAATTGGACATTAGATGTAAGTATTGAGCTGAAAAGTATTTCCCAACTGCGGTTTTCGCCTTCAGGGCACCGATTGGCTATGGTCGTGAGAGAAGCCCTTATAGAGGGAGACAAATCAGAGTATCTCAACCAGATTTGGATGTCTCGTTTAGAAGATAATTCCCTACATCAATTTACTTATGGAGACAAATCTGCTTCCCGTCCTCGGTTTTCTCCAGATGGTAAATATCTCGCGTTTATTAGTGAAAGAACCGAAGAGGCCCAAGTCTGGGTCATGCGAACAGACGGCGGCGAAGCACAGCAGTTTTCATATGAAAAAGAGAGCGTGGGCAATTTTGAGTGGTCACCAGACGGAACACAGATCGCTTTTCTCATGAAAGATCCGAAAACAGAAGAGGAAGAAGAACAAGAGAAAGAAAAGCGCGACGTTATTATTGTGGATGAAAACTTCAAGTACAACCATGTTTACGTAAAACAATTTGCGACAGAGGTTGACACTAATAAAGCAGACAGAATAACTGAGGGTAATTTCACTGTCAACTCCTTCAATTGGAGTCCTGACGGTAGACGAATTGTTTTTGCCCACAGTTTTGAACCGACGTTTAATAGCAGATCAATATCCGGTGATATTTCTGTGGTTAGTTTGTCTGATAAAACGGTGACCTTCCTCGTGGAATGGCCAGGTGTGGACGCTGACCCTGTTTTTTCACCAGATGGAAAGTGGGTTGCCTTTGCATCCGATGGGGGAAAAACTGAGAGAATAGGCTTGGCGGATTGTTTTGTTGTTTCGTCCAAGGGGGGAAACCCCAAGAAACTCGCCGAAACGCCTAATAGAGATGTTGGTATTTATGGGGTACCGGGTGTTATGAGATGGTCCCGCGATGGAAAATATGTTTATGCGGCAGACTTTGAAAAAACAAAAACCCAAGTTTATAAGCTTTCTGTAACAGGACAAAAAATTTCAGGAATAACATCTTATGATGGCGTTATCTCGGCACCAGTAATAAGTCCCGATGAAAAGCAGATGGCTTTTGTTGGAGAATCAATGGACGTGCCGGACGAGGTTTATATTAGTGAACTTAGAAAATTCAGACCCAGGGTTATATCATCTTTTAATTCAACAAAGAAATGGCCAGAAGTGTCGAAAACAGAACTTTTGAGTTGGAAGTCAAAAGACGGATTACAAGTTGAAGGTCTGTTAACCTATCCATCGGGTTATAAAAAAGGAGAAAAATATCCCTTGGCTCTAATGATCCATGGTGGCCCAGCCGGGGTTTACACCCAAACTTTCACTGGCAGTCCAAGTATCTACGTTATTCAGTTTTTTGCAGATAATGGTTATGCTGTTCTCCGATCTAATCCTAGAGGTAGTACTGGGTATGGAAAAGATTTTCGCTATGCCAATTTCAAGGATTGGGGTTTCGGTGATTATGAGGATATTATGGCCGGCGTGGATAAAGTAATAGATATGGGGATTGCTGACCCAGAAAGATTGGCGGCAATGGGTTGGAGTTACGGCGGCTATATGACTTCATTTTTAGTTACGCGAACAGGTCGTTTCAAAGCAGCCAGTATGGGAGCAGGACTTCCCAATCTTGTTAGTATGGTCACCACTACTGACATTCCTGACTATCTTGCGGCACATATGGGAGGAGAGTTTTGGGAAGATTATGAGACCTATGAAAAACATTCAGCTATTTACCGAATAGCCAATGTGACAACCCCTACTCAGGTAATTCATGGCGCCAATGATTTGCGTGTACCTTTTACACAGGGTCAAGAATTCTATGTTGCTTTGAAACGTAGAGGGATAGACACAGAAATGATTGTTTACCCTCGAACCCCCCACGGTCCTAGAGAGCCCAAACTGCTTATGGATGTGTCTCCAAGAATCTTAAACTGGTTCGACAAATATATCCAGCGGTGA
- a CDS encoding APC family permease, whose translation MMGAAINIVPIMIQRNVPGIGPYVIHAYLLAAVPAILAAMAYAILGSAMPRAGGSYIYASRGLNPYLGFIASFSQWFGLSIAIGVVSYVMIPFIRDIVEALGLDGVAQTLDKGVVRVTLSLLFLWVFVFINLRGVQLYERTLIPLMFLMFALGSIVIVAGFSFNHSDFAAATSAPLRAETETQPLRMNVLLPAAAVLFSTFIGFDSIAQAGGEAKDPGRNIPLATGIAVLIVGSFYMLFTAAVYHAVPWTYIAQNAQQRDLTAPGLLGILLSPGWTVAIVAGAAIALINDLPAMLLAVSRLMFAWAEDGVFPKAVATVHHRWHTPHLAIFLSGAMATMGILGSHLAGDFFIGVDILVTSMLVNFLLMCFTVFTLPHRNKTLAGEVKVFPSRHVQIPLAFAGVLTLFLFLVVHIWKDLSSQVEAWYFHSTYIWIIVLAVASLIYFRELSSLGRKGVDVKELFSTLPPE comes from the coding sequence ATGATGGGTGCTGCCATTAATATAGTTCCTATCATGATCCAGCGGAATGTGCCGGGGATTGGTCCCTACGTTATCCATGCTTATCTACTGGCAGCTGTTCCTGCTATACTTGCCGCCATGGCTTATGCCATTCTCGGTTCGGCTATGCCCCGGGCAGGAGGCAGTTACATCTATGCTAGTCGAGGGTTGAATCCTTATCTTGGATTTATAGCAAGTTTTTCTCAATGGTTCGGTCTCTCCATAGCTATCGGGGTGGTTTCTTATGTTATGATACCGTTTATACGGGACATTGTAGAAGCCCTGGGCTTGGACGGGGTTGCTCAAACTCTTGACAAGGGTGTGGTTCGAGTGACACTGTCACTGCTCTTTCTTTGGGTTTTCGTCTTTATTAACCTACGGGGTGTTCAGCTATATGAGCGAACACTCATCCCTCTCATGTTTCTCATGTTTGCTCTGGGCAGTATTGTTATCGTGGCGGGATTCTCATTTAATCACAGTGATTTTGCTGCAGCCACATCTGCTCCTTTAAGAGCGGAAACCGAGACGCAGCCACTTAGAATGAACGTTCTGTTACCTGCAGCTGCAGTGCTGTTCTCCACTTTCATCGGGTTCGATTCCATTGCACAGGCCGGGGGAGAAGCGAAGGATCCTGGTCGCAATATTCCACTGGCTACGGGGATAGCGGTCCTTATAGTGGGGTCATTTTATATGTTGTTCACCGCCGCCGTGTATCACGCGGTTCCGTGGACTTATATTGCTCAAAATGCCCAGCAACGTGACCTGACAGCCCCAGGGCTATTAGGAATTCTTTTGTCACCGGGCTGGACGGTTGCAATCGTGGCTGGGGCGGCCATTGCTCTTATTAATGATCTTCCCGCCATGCTGTTGGCGGTATCAAGGCTCATGTTTGCCTGGGCTGAAGATGGGGTATTTCCCAAAGCTGTGGCAACTGTGCACCATCGCTGGCACACACCCCACCTTGCTATTTTCCTCAGTGGTGCTATGGCCACAATGGGCATCCTTGGCAGTCATCTTGCTGGTGATTTTTTCATTGGTGTTGATATACTTGTCACATCCATGCTGGTTAATTTTCTATTGATGTGTTTTACTGTTTTTACCCTGCCACACCGGAATAAAACTTTGGCAGGGGAGGTAAAGGTTTTCCCTTCAAGACATGTTCAAATCCCTCTAGCTTTCGCAGGCGTGTTGACATTGTTTCTTTTTCTGGTGGTTCATATTTGGAAGGACCTGTCATCGCAAGTGGAAGCGTGGTATTTTCATTCCACTTATATCTGGATCATCGTATTGGCTGTTGCTTCCCTTATTTATTTTCGTGAGCTTTCCTCTCTTGGTCGCAAGGGTGTGGATGTGAAAGAACTCTTCTCAACTCTTCCCCCGGAGTAG